A portion of the Gorilla gorilla gorilla isolate KB3781 chromosome X, NHGRI_mGorGor1-v2.1_pri, whole genome shotgun sequence genome contains these proteins:
- the LOC129529676 gene encoding spindlin-2-like has protein sequence MKTPNAQEAEGQQTRAAAGRATGSANMTKKKVSQKKQRGRPSSQPRRNIVGCRISHGWKEGDEPITQWKGTVLDQVPINPSLYLVKYDGIDCVYGLELHRDERVLSLKILSDRVASSHISDANLANTIIGKAVEHMFEGEHGSKDEWRGMVLAQAPIMKAWFYITYEKDPVLYMYQLLDDYKEGDLRIMPEPSESPPTEREPGGVVDGLIGKHVEYTKEDGSKRIGMVIRQVEAKPSVYFIRFDDDFRIYVYDLVKKS, from the coding sequence ATGAAGACCCCCAACGCACAGGAAGCCGAAGGGCAACAAACCAGGGCAGCTGCAGGACGGGCCACTGGGTCtgcaaacatgacaaagaaaaaagtctCCCAAAAGAAGCAGAGAGGCAGACCTTCATCCCAGCCCCGCAGGAACATCGTGGGCTGCAGAATTTCtcatggatggaaggaaggagatgAGCCCATCACGCAGTGGAAAGGAACCGTTCTGGATCAGGTGCCTATAAATCCCTCTCTTTATCTGGTGAAATATGATGGAATTGACTGTGTCTATGGACTGGAACTTCACAGAGATGAAAGGGTTTTGTCTCTTAAAATTCTTTCTGACAGGGTGGCATCATCTCACATTAGTGATGCCAACCTTGCAAACACCATAATTGGCAAAGCAGTGGAACACATGTTTGAGGGAGAGCATGGTTCTAAGGATGAATGGAGGGGGATGGTCTTAGCTCAAGCACCTATCATGAAAGCCTGGTTTTATATTACCTATGAGAAAGATCCTGTCTTGTACATGTACCAGCTTCTAGATGATTATAAGGAAGGTGACCTCCGCATCATGCCAGAACCCAGTGAGTCTCCTCCAACAGAGAGGGAGCCAGGAGGAGTTGTAGATGGCCTAATAGGTAAGCATGTGGAATATACCAAAGAAGATGGCTCCAAAAGGATCGGCATGGTCATTCGCCAAGTGGAAGCCAAACCCTCTGTGTATTTCATCAGGTTTGACGATGATTTCCGTATCTATGTCTACGATTTGGTGAAAAAGTCCTAA